The Vespula vulgaris chromosome 4, iyVesVulg1.1, whole genome shotgun sequence genome has a segment encoding these proteins:
- the LOC127063254 gene encoding kazrin isoform X4 translates to MVEENAGTGARLDGELQRGRGENVILRGESRDVVPSTSSSSAAALNNNGATSNSNLASGGIINSNNNGSSPASSGIGNPNLCQEGNESQTHTQEDGKRLSANSSPVEKRSSASDKSVSPIDKKNSPIDRKDRSSPIDRKSSPVETRNSSPCRSPSEKTRRSYALNRDKTRLGESGRNLDSRSRSASPDRGSSNRTSFLHRGCSDLSGVERLRISTNPDSLRSRRFCRVTTDPETDVRKEIVDNDVRPEEDNEPPDPAPGSRPASPANSLGICDDSVVGARLSNLHGSGSSGGSVELASARRLRLENERLVAEVARLRRLLLTGAARGEVGAEDAALEEEARFVALEMELQHAKEALHALKADRKRLKAEKFDLLNQMKALYGTLEDKERELRDFIRNYEQEGGMSSEERERERERERWSLLRAARDEADRSLSLAASLADKEVALSHARATIKELQRQLMERGGGSGGGGGACLSDQESLVSFPRGTVNGVATPGAGSNSGGGVSGIIPHINSQPPLGTTELGMASNMSGGGTGAISSGGQAGDRGSCSADSGVRGSSDRESGGATSIGGNLSDSTTDGTPTITIEGSGPDMDNISVVSSVAPPHMYQSATTPKDCSPTLSPLNAFSRSTDNTSLSRSVEQLSSPLEPEPRRNKQAPTVAAPTTHSRSSATRGGTWGSISRVFARSRNRKSANTSSSGSGANESSEGFDPYRSWSPLTEEGYAEKLRLLREAASVPMERWRAPTVLAWLEVALGMPQYGPRCAENIKSGKVLLELSDAELEAGLGVTHPLHRKKLRLAIEEHRHPNLVRYPCIAQLGHTWVSSEWLPDLGLAQYSESFATNMVDARMLDHLNKKELEKLLGVSRKFHQASIVHGIHLLRMLNYDRQALAVRRHQCEQVDTDPLVWTNQRFIRWARNIDLTEYAENLKDSGVHGALVVLEPSFTGDTMATALGIPPAKHMIRRHLTAELEALVLPARSQLEVVPKGSTVRGRQMSTMSAGGSLNRGSRALHQHHQTSLSALHMTANHVGTVDRRRSSLRVMYYNNDSRVSSVNDRIRINKDYSNLHCCVHIFNREVYVVIIFKSLETSCYISLFFFILFFSFKIFLFRFFSFCFFCILCSSFLLTLKITA, encoded by the exons ATGGTGGAGGAGAACGCAGGGACGGGTGCTCGACTGGATGGGGAGTTGCAAcgtggaagaggagaaaacgTAATCTTACGTGGCGAATCACGTGATGTTGTTCCTAGTACATCGTCATCGTCGGCTGCGGCATTGAACAATAACGGTGCTACGAGTAACAGCAATCTGGCTAGCGGTGGTATAATAAACAGTAACAACAATGGATCATCCCCGGCTTCCAGTGGTATCGGCAATCCGAATCTCTGTCAAGAGGGAAACGAATCTCAAACACACACGCAGGAAGATGGTAAAAGACTCAGTGCTAATAGCAGTCCAGTTGAGAAGAGAAGTTCGGCCAGTGATAAGTCGGTTAGTCcgatagataagaaaaatagtcCGATCGATAGGAAAGACAGGTCTAGTCCCATAGATCGAAAGAGTAGTCCCGTAG AAACTCGAAACAGTTCGCCATGTCGAAGTCCAAGCGAGAAAACCCGAAGGTCCTACGCGTTAAATCGCGATAAAACACGGCTCGGCGAGTCCGGAAGAAATTTAGATTCGCGATCTAGAAGTGCCAGTCCTGATAGGGGCTCTTCGAACAGGACATCCTTCCTACATCGTGGTTGCAGCGATCTATCGGGCGTCGAAAGGCTTCGAATTTCTACTAATCCTGACTCATTGAGATCGCGAAGATTTTGTAGAGTTACGACGGATCCGGAGACCGACGTTCGTAAAGAGATCGTTGATAACGACGTACGACCGGAGGAAGACAATGAACCACCTGATCCAGCTCCAGGAAGTAGACCCGCCTCACCGGCAAATTCTTTAg GGATTTGCGACGACAGCGTAGTCGGAGCAAGATTATCGAATCTACATGGTAGCGGAAGTAGCGGAGGTTCCGTTGAATTAGCTAGCGCGAGAAGGCTACGATTGGAGAACGAACGATTAGTCGCTGAAGTTGCGAGGTTGAGGAGGTTGTTACTTACCGGTGCGGCACGTGGCGAAGTTGGAGCCGAGGATGCGGCATTGGAGGAGGAGGCACGCTTTGTCGCCCTCGAAATGGAATTGCAACATGCGAAGGAAGCCTTGCATGCACTGAAAGCCGATCGTAAACGATTGAAGGCCGAAAAGTTCGATCTGCTCAATCAGATGAAAGCTTTGTACGGTACCCTTGAAGATAAGGAACGAGAGCTACGTGATTTTATACGTAATTACGAACAG GAAGGCGGTATGTCCTCGGAGGAAcgtgaaagagaacgagagagggaaCGTTGGAGCCTTTTAAGAGCAGCGAGAGACGAGGCGGATAGAAGCTTAAGCCTTGCCGCGAGTCTGGCTGACAAAGAAGTTGCCCTATCGCATGCACGTGCTACTATAAAGGAG CTTCAACGTCAATTAATGGAAAGAGGAGGCGGCAGTGGCGGCGGCGGAGGTGCCTGTTTGAGCGATCAGGAATCCTTGGTGTCCTTCCCACGTGGCACCGTAAATGGCGTGGCAACTCCAGGTGCTGGAAGTAACAGTGGCGGTGGTGTTAGTGGTATCATCCCTCATATCAATTCTCAGCCACCCTTAGGGACAACGGAGTTGGGGATGGCCAGTAATATGAGTGGTGGTGGTACAGGTGCAATATCCTCGGGTGGACAAGCTGGAGATCGTGGTAGCTGTAGTGCCGATAGTGGTGTTCGTGGATCTAGCGATAGAGAAAGTGGTGGTGCAACGAGCATCGGTGGAAATCTATCGGACTCGACGACCGACG GAACACCGACAATTACGATCGAAGGAAGCGGTCCCGACATGGACAACATCTCTGTGGTATCCTCCGTAGCACCTCCCCACATGTATCAGT CAGCGACGACACCAAAGGATTGTAGTCCCACGCTGTCACCATTGAATGCATTTTCAAGATCTACAGACAACACTTCGTTATCACGATCAGTGGAACAATTGTCGAGTCCTTTAGAACCTGAACcaagaagaaacaaacaagCACCAACTGTAGCAGCACCTACAACACATTCACGCTCTTCCGCCACTCGAGGTGGTACATGGGGTTCTATATCAAG gGTTTTCGCACGGTCACGAAATCGAAAGAGTGCTAACACTTCCAGCAGCGGAAGTGGTGCTAATGAATCTTCAGAGGGATTCGATCCTTATAGATCATGGTCGCCTCTTACCGAGGAAGGTTATGCCGAGAAGCTTCGTTTGTTGAGAGAAGCAGCATCGGTGCCAATGGAACGATGGAGAGCACCGACCGTTTTAGCATGGCTCGAAGTAGCTCTTGGTATGCCACAATATGGTCCAAGATGTGCAGAAAATATCAAATCCGGCAAG GTACTCCTTGAACTGAGCGATGCTGAGTTGGAAGCTGGTTTAGGGGTGACTCATCCTCTTCATAGAAAAAAGTTGCGGTTAGCTATCGAAGAACATCGACATCCTAATCTGGTTAGATATCCTTGCATAGCTCAGCTCGGTCATACTTGGGTTAGTTCCGAGTGGTTACCTGATCTTGGACTAGCACAATACTCGGAAAGCTTTGCTACCAATATGGTCGACGCACGTATGCTCGatcatttgaataaaaaagaattggaaaAATTACTTGGCGTATCGAGGAAGTTTCATCAAGCTAGTATAGTACACGGGATACATTTATTACGAATGTTGAATTACGATCGtcag GCACTCGCCGTAAGAAGACATCAATGTGAACAAGTTGACACGGATCCTTTGGTATGGACTAATCAAAGGTTTATAAGATGGGCAAGAAACATCGATTTGACCGAATACGCAGAAAATTTAAAAG ATTCAGGGGTACACGGTGCGCTCGTTGTATTGGAGCCATCCTTCACTGGCGATACAATGGCTACCGCTTTGGGTATACCACCAGCGAAGCACATGATCAGGCGACATCTAACAGCCGAACTCGAAGCCCTCGTTTTACCAGCAAG AAGTCAACTGGAGGTCGTCCCGAAGGGCAGCACTGTCAGAGGTCGTCAAATGAGTACCATGAGCGCCGGTGGTAGTCTCAATCGTGGAAGCAGAGCTCTACATCAGCACCATCAAACCTCACTATCGGCTCTTCATATGACGGCAAATCATGTTGGAACTGTTGATAGACGGAGATCCAGTCTCAGGGTAATGTACTACAATAATGATTCAAGAGTCTCGTCCGTAAACGACCGTATTAGGATTAACAAGGATTATTCCAATCTACATTGTTGCGTACACATTTTTAATAGAGAAGTGTACGTCGTTATTATATTCAAATCATTGGAGACAAGttgttatatatcattatttttctttatcttattttttagtttcaaaatatttttatttcgttttttttctttttgtttcttttgtattctttGTTCTTCATTTCTCCTTACTCTAAAAATTACTGCGTAA
- the LOC127063254 gene encoding kazrin isoform X6: MVEENAGTGARLDGELQRGRGENVILRGESRDVVPSTSSSSAAALNNNGATSNSNLASGGIINSNNNGSSPASSGIGNPNLCQEGNESQTHTQEDGKRLSANSSPVEKRSSASDKSVSPIDKKNSPIDRKDRSSPIDRKSSPVETRNSSPCRSPSEKTRRSYALNRDKTRLGESGRNLDSRSRSASPDRGSSNRTSFLHRGCSDLSGVERLRISTNPDSLRSRRFCRVTTDPETDVRKEIVDNDVRPEEDNEPPDPAPGSRPASPANSLGICDDSVVGARLSNLHGSGSSGGSVELASARRLRLENERLVAEVARLRRLLLTGAARGEVGAEDAALEEEARFVALEMELQHAKEALHALKADRKRLKAEKFDLLNQMKALYGTLEDKERELRDFIRNYEQRMRENEATLGRFQQQEGGMSSEERERERERERWSLLRAARDEADRSLSLAASLADKEVALSHARATIKELQRQLMERGGGSGGGGGACLSDQESLVSFPRGTVNGVATPGAGSNSGGGVSGAISSGGQAGDRGSCSADSGVRGSSDRESGGATSIGGNLSDSTTDGTPTITIEGSGPDMDNISVVSSVAPPHMYQSATTPKDCSPTLSPLNAFSRSTDNTSLSRSVEQLSSPLEPEPRRNKQAPTVAAPTTHSRSSATRGGTWGSISRVFARSRNRKSANTSSSGSGANESSEGFDPYRSWSPLTEEGYAEKLRLLREAASVPMERWRAPTVLAWLEVALGMPQYGPRCAENIKSGKVLLELSDAELEAGLGVTHPLHRKKLRLAIEEHRHPNLVRYPCIAQLGHTWVSSEWLPDLGLAQYSESFATNMVDARMLDHLNKKELEKLLGVSRKFHQASIVHGIHLLRMLNYDRQALAVRRHQCEQVDTDPLVWTNQRFIRWARNIDLTEYAENLKDSGVHGALVVLEPSFTGDTMATALGIPPAKHMIRRHLTAELEALVLPARSQLEVVPKGSTVRGRQMSTMSAGGSLNRGSRALHQHHQTSLSALHMTANHVGTVDRRRSSLRVMYYNNDSRVSSVNDRIRINKDYSNLHCCVHIFNREVYVVIIFKSLETSCYISLFFFILFFSFKIFLFRFFSFCFFCILCSSFLLTLKITA, from the exons ATGGTGGAGGAGAACGCAGGGACGGGTGCTCGACTGGATGGGGAGTTGCAAcgtggaagaggagaaaacgTAATCTTACGTGGCGAATCACGTGATGTTGTTCCTAGTACATCGTCATCGTCGGCTGCGGCATTGAACAATAACGGTGCTACGAGTAACAGCAATCTGGCTAGCGGTGGTATAATAAACAGTAACAACAATGGATCATCCCCGGCTTCCAGTGGTATCGGCAATCCGAATCTCTGTCAAGAGGGAAACGAATCTCAAACACACACGCAGGAAGATGGTAAAAGACTCAGTGCTAATAGCAGTCCAGTTGAGAAGAGAAGTTCGGCCAGTGATAAGTCGGTTAGTCcgatagataagaaaaatagtcCGATCGATAGGAAAGACAGGTCTAGTCCCATAGATCGAAAGAGTAGTCCCGTAG AAACTCGAAACAGTTCGCCATGTCGAAGTCCAAGCGAGAAAACCCGAAGGTCCTACGCGTTAAATCGCGATAAAACACGGCTCGGCGAGTCCGGAAGAAATTTAGATTCGCGATCTAGAAGTGCCAGTCCTGATAGGGGCTCTTCGAACAGGACATCCTTCCTACATCGTGGTTGCAGCGATCTATCGGGCGTCGAAAGGCTTCGAATTTCTACTAATCCTGACTCATTGAGATCGCGAAGATTTTGTAGAGTTACGACGGATCCGGAGACCGACGTTCGTAAAGAGATCGTTGATAACGACGTACGACCGGAGGAAGACAATGAACCACCTGATCCAGCTCCAGGAAGTAGACCCGCCTCACCGGCAAATTCTTTAg GGATTTGCGACGACAGCGTAGTCGGAGCAAGATTATCGAATCTACATGGTAGCGGAAGTAGCGGAGGTTCCGTTGAATTAGCTAGCGCGAGAAGGCTACGATTGGAGAACGAACGATTAGTCGCTGAAGTTGCGAGGTTGAGGAGGTTGTTACTTACCGGTGCGGCACGTGGCGAAGTTGGAGCCGAGGATGCGGCATTGGAGGAGGAGGCACGCTTTGTCGCCCTCGAAATGGAATTGCAACATGCGAAGGAAGCCTTGCATGCACTGAAAGCCGATCGTAAACGATTGAAGGCCGAAAAGTTCGATCTGCTCAATCAGATGAAAGCTTTGTACGGTACCCTTGAAGATAAGGAACGAGAGCTACGTGATTTTATACGTAATTACGAACAG CGTATGCGAGAGAACGAGGCTACGTTGGGTCGTTTTCAACAACAGGAAGGCGGTATGTCCTCGGAGGAAcgtgaaagagaacgagagagggaaCGTTGGAGCCTTTTAAGAGCAGCGAGAGACGAGGCGGATAGAAGCTTAAGCCTTGCCGCGAGTCTGGCTGACAAAGAAGTTGCCCTATCGCATGCACGTGCTACTATAAAGGAG CTTCAACGTCAATTAATGGAAAGAGGAGGCGGCAGTGGCGGCGGCGGAGGTGCCTGTTTGAGCGATCAGGAATCCTTGGTGTCCTTCCCACGTGGCACCGTAAATGGCGTGGCAACTCCAGGTGCTGGAAGTAACAGTGGCGGTGGTGTTAGTG GTGCAATATCCTCGGGTGGACAAGCTGGAGATCGTGGTAGCTGTAGTGCCGATAGTGGTGTTCGTGGATCTAGCGATAGAGAAAGTGGTGGTGCAACGAGCATCGGTGGAAATCTATCGGACTCGACGACCGACG GAACACCGACAATTACGATCGAAGGAAGCGGTCCCGACATGGACAACATCTCTGTGGTATCCTCCGTAGCACCTCCCCACATGTATCAGT CAGCGACGACACCAAAGGATTGTAGTCCCACGCTGTCACCATTGAATGCATTTTCAAGATCTACAGACAACACTTCGTTATCACGATCAGTGGAACAATTGTCGAGTCCTTTAGAACCTGAACcaagaagaaacaaacaagCACCAACTGTAGCAGCACCTACAACACATTCACGCTCTTCCGCCACTCGAGGTGGTACATGGGGTTCTATATCAAG gGTTTTCGCACGGTCACGAAATCGAAAGAGTGCTAACACTTCCAGCAGCGGAAGTGGTGCTAATGAATCTTCAGAGGGATTCGATCCTTATAGATCATGGTCGCCTCTTACCGAGGAAGGTTATGCCGAGAAGCTTCGTTTGTTGAGAGAAGCAGCATCGGTGCCAATGGAACGATGGAGAGCACCGACCGTTTTAGCATGGCTCGAAGTAGCTCTTGGTATGCCACAATATGGTCCAAGATGTGCAGAAAATATCAAATCCGGCAAG GTACTCCTTGAACTGAGCGATGCTGAGTTGGAAGCTGGTTTAGGGGTGACTCATCCTCTTCATAGAAAAAAGTTGCGGTTAGCTATCGAAGAACATCGACATCCTAATCTGGTTAGATATCCTTGCATAGCTCAGCTCGGTCATACTTGGGTTAGTTCCGAGTGGTTACCTGATCTTGGACTAGCACAATACTCGGAAAGCTTTGCTACCAATATGGTCGACGCACGTATGCTCGatcatttgaataaaaaagaattggaaaAATTACTTGGCGTATCGAGGAAGTTTCATCAAGCTAGTATAGTACACGGGATACATTTATTACGAATGTTGAATTACGATCGtcag GCACTCGCCGTAAGAAGACATCAATGTGAACAAGTTGACACGGATCCTTTGGTATGGACTAATCAAAGGTTTATAAGATGGGCAAGAAACATCGATTTGACCGAATACGCAGAAAATTTAAAAG ATTCAGGGGTACACGGTGCGCTCGTTGTATTGGAGCCATCCTTCACTGGCGATACAATGGCTACCGCTTTGGGTATACCACCAGCGAAGCACATGATCAGGCGACATCTAACAGCCGAACTCGAAGCCCTCGTTTTACCAGCAAG AAGTCAACTGGAGGTCGTCCCGAAGGGCAGCACTGTCAGAGGTCGTCAAATGAGTACCATGAGCGCCGGTGGTAGTCTCAATCGTGGAAGCAGAGCTCTACATCAGCACCATCAAACCTCACTATCGGCTCTTCATATGACGGCAAATCATGTTGGAACTGTTGATAGACGGAGATCCAGTCTCAGGGTAATGTACTACAATAATGATTCAAGAGTCTCGTCCGTAAACGACCGTATTAGGATTAACAAGGATTATTCCAATCTACATTGTTGCGTACACATTTTTAATAGAGAAGTGTACGTCGTTATTATATTCAAATCATTGGAGACAAGttgttatatatcattatttttctttatcttattttttagtttcaaaatatttttatttcgttttttttctttttgtttcttttgtattctttGTTCTTCATTTCTCCTTACTCTAAAAATTACTGCGTAA
- the LOC127063254 gene encoding kazrin isoform X1, giving the protein MVEENAGTGARLDGELQRGRGENVILRGESRDVVPSTSSSSAAALNNNGATSNSNLASGGIINSNNNGSSPASSGIGNPNLCQEGNESQTHTQEDGKRLSANSSPVEKRSSASDKSVSPIDKKNSPIDRKDRSSPIDRKSSPVETRNSSPCRSPSEKTRRSYALNRDKTRLGESGRNLDSRSRSASPDRGSSNRTSFLHRGCSDLSGVERLRISTNPDSLRSRRFCRVTTDPETDVRKEIVDNDVRPEEDNEPPDPAPGSRPASPANSLGICDDSVVGARLSNLHGSGSSGGSVELASARRLRLENERLVAEVARLRRLLLTGAARGEVGAEDAALEEEARFVALEMELQHAKEALHALKADRKRLKAEKFDLLNQMKALYGTLEDKERELRDFIRNYEQRMRENEATLGRFQQQEGGMSSEERERERERERWSLLRAARDEADRSLSLAASLADKEVALSHARATIKELQRQLMERGGGSGGGGGACLSDQESLVSFPRGTVNGVATPGAGSNSGGGVSGIIPHINSQPPLGTTELGMASNMSGGGTGAISSGGQAGDRGSCSADSGVRGSSDRESGGATSIGGNLSDSTTDGTPTITIEGSGPDMDNISVVSSVAPPHMYQSATTPKDCSPTLSPLNAFSRSTDNTSLSRSVEQLSSPLEPEPRRNKQAPTVAAPTTHSRSSATRGGTWGSISRVFARSRNRKSANTSSSGSGANESSEGFDPYRSWSPLTEEGYAEKLRLLREAASVPMERWRAPTVLAWLEVALGMPQYGPRCAENIKSGKVLLELSDAELEAGLGVTHPLHRKKLRLAIEEHRHPNLVRYPCIAQLGHTWVSSEWLPDLGLAQYSESFATNMVDARMLDHLNKKELEKLLGVSRKFHQASIVHGIHLLRMLNYDRQALAVRRHQCEQVDTDPLVWTNQRFIRWARNIDLTEYAENLKDSGVHGALVVLEPSFTGDTMATALGIPPAKHMIRRHLTAELEALVLPARSQLEVVPKGSTVRGRQMSTMSAGGSLNRGSRALHQHHQTSLSALHMTANHVGTVDRRRSSLRVMYYNNDSRVSSVNDRIRINKDYSNLHCCVHIFNREVYVVIIFKSLETSCYISLFFFILFFSFKIFLFRFFSFCFFCILCSSFLLTLKITA; this is encoded by the exons ATGGTGGAGGAGAACGCAGGGACGGGTGCTCGACTGGATGGGGAGTTGCAAcgtggaagaggagaaaacgTAATCTTACGTGGCGAATCACGTGATGTTGTTCCTAGTACATCGTCATCGTCGGCTGCGGCATTGAACAATAACGGTGCTACGAGTAACAGCAATCTGGCTAGCGGTGGTATAATAAACAGTAACAACAATGGATCATCCCCGGCTTCCAGTGGTATCGGCAATCCGAATCTCTGTCAAGAGGGAAACGAATCTCAAACACACACGCAGGAAGATGGTAAAAGACTCAGTGCTAATAGCAGTCCAGTTGAGAAGAGAAGTTCGGCCAGTGATAAGTCGGTTAGTCcgatagataagaaaaatagtcCGATCGATAGGAAAGACAGGTCTAGTCCCATAGATCGAAAGAGTAGTCCCGTAG AAACTCGAAACAGTTCGCCATGTCGAAGTCCAAGCGAGAAAACCCGAAGGTCCTACGCGTTAAATCGCGATAAAACACGGCTCGGCGAGTCCGGAAGAAATTTAGATTCGCGATCTAGAAGTGCCAGTCCTGATAGGGGCTCTTCGAACAGGACATCCTTCCTACATCGTGGTTGCAGCGATCTATCGGGCGTCGAAAGGCTTCGAATTTCTACTAATCCTGACTCATTGAGATCGCGAAGATTTTGTAGAGTTACGACGGATCCGGAGACCGACGTTCGTAAAGAGATCGTTGATAACGACGTACGACCGGAGGAAGACAATGAACCACCTGATCCAGCTCCAGGAAGTAGACCCGCCTCACCGGCAAATTCTTTAg GGATTTGCGACGACAGCGTAGTCGGAGCAAGATTATCGAATCTACATGGTAGCGGAAGTAGCGGAGGTTCCGTTGAATTAGCTAGCGCGAGAAGGCTACGATTGGAGAACGAACGATTAGTCGCTGAAGTTGCGAGGTTGAGGAGGTTGTTACTTACCGGTGCGGCACGTGGCGAAGTTGGAGCCGAGGATGCGGCATTGGAGGAGGAGGCACGCTTTGTCGCCCTCGAAATGGAATTGCAACATGCGAAGGAAGCCTTGCATGCACTGAAAGCCGATCGTAAACGATTGAAGGCCGAAAAGTTCGATCTGCTCAATCAGATGAAAGCTTTGTACGGTACCCTTGAAGATAAGGAACGAGAGCTACGTGATTTTATACGTAATTACGAACAG CGTATGCGAGAGAACGAGGCTACGTTGGGTCGTTTTCAACAACAGGAAGGCGGTATGTCCTCGGAGGAAcgtgaaagagaacgagagagggaaCGTTGGAGCCTTTTAAGAGCAGCGAGAGACGAGGCGGATAGAAGCTTAAGCCTTGCCGCGAGTCTGGCTGACAAAGAAGTTGCCCTATCGCATGCACGTGCTACTATAAAGGAG CTTCAACGTCAATTAATGGAAAGAGGAGGCGGCAGTGGCGGCGGCGGAGGTGCCTGTTTGAGCGATCAGGAATCCTTGGTGTCCTTCCCACGTGGCACCGTAAATGGCGTGGCAACTCCAGGTGCTGGAAGTAACAGTGGCGGTGGTGTTAGTGGTATCATCCCTCATATCAATTCTCAGCCACCCTTAGGGACAACGGAGTTGGGGATGGCCAGTAATATGAGTGGTGGTGGTACAGGTGCAATATCCTCGGGTGGACAAGCTGGAGATCGTGGTAGCTGTAGTGCCGATAGTGGTGTTCGTGGATCTAGCGATAGAGAAAGTGGTGGTGCAACGAGCATCGGTGGAAATCTATCGGACTCGACGACCGACG GAACACCGACAATTACGATCGAAGGAAGCGGTCCCGACATGGACAACATCTCTGTGGTATCCTCCGTAGCACCTCCCCACATGTATCAGT CAGCGACGACACCAAAGGATTGTAGTCCCACGCTGTCACCATTGAATGCATTTTCAAGATCTACAGACAACACTTCGTTATCACGATCAGTGGAACAATTGTCGAGTCCTTTAGAACCTGAACcaagaagaaacaaacaagCACCAACTGTAGCAGCACCTACAACACATTCACGCTCTTCCGCCACTCGAGGTGGTACATGGGGTTCTATATCAAG gGTTTTCGCACGGTCACGAAATCGAAAGAGTGCTAACACTTCCAGCAGCGGAAGTGGTGCTAATGAATCTTCAGAGGGATTCGATCCTTATAGATCATGGTCGCCTCTTACCGAGGAAGGTTATGCCGAGAAGCTTCGTTTGTTGAGAGAAGCAGCATCGGTGCCAATGGAACGATGGAGAGCACCGACCGTTTTAGCATGGCTCGAAGTAGCTCTTGGTATGCCACAATATGGTCCAAGATGTGCAGAAAATATCAAATCCGGCAAG GTACTCCTTGAACTGAGCGATGCTGAGTTGGAAGCTGGTTTAGGGGTGACTCATCCTCTTCATAGAAAAAAGTTGCGGTTAGCTATCGAAGAACATCGACATCCTAATCTGGTTAGATATCCTTGCATAGCTCAGCTCGGTCATACTTGGGTTAGTTCCGAGTGGTTACCTGATCTTGGACTAGCACAATACTCGGAAAGCTTTGCTACCAATATGGTCGACGCACGTATGCTCGatcatttgaataaaaaagaattggaaaAATTACTTGGCGTATCGAGGAAGTTTCATCAAGCTAGTATAGTACACGGGATACATTTATTACGAATGTTGAATTACGATCGtcag GCACTCGCCGTAAGAAGACATCAATGTGAACAAGTTGACACGGATCCTTTGGTATGGACTAATCAAAGGTTTATAAGATGGGCAAGAAACATCGATTTGACCGAATACGCAGAAAATTTAAAAG ATTCAGGGGTACACGGTGCGCTCGTTGTATTGGAGCCATCCTTCACTGGCGATACAATGGCTACCGCTTTGGGTATACCACCAGCGAAGCACATGATCAGGCGACATCTAACAGCCGAACTCGAAGCCCTCGTTTTACCAGCAAG AAGTCAACTGGAGGTCGTCCCGAAGGGCAGCACTGTCAGAGGTCGTCAAATGAGTACCATGAGCGCCGGTGGTAGTCTCAATCGTGGAAGCAGAGCTCTACATCAGCACCATCAAACCTCACTATCGGCTCTTCATATGACGGCAAATCATGTTGGAACTGTTGATAGACGGAGATCCAGTCTCAGGGTAATGTACTACAATAATGATTCAAGAGTCTCGTCCGTAAACGACCGTATTAGGATTAACAAGGATTATTCCAATCTACATTGTTGCGTACACATTTTTAATAGAGAAGTGTACGTCGTTATTATATTCAAATCATTGGAGACAAGttgttatatatcattatttttctttatcttattttttagtttcaaaatatttttatttcgttttttttctttttgtttcttttgtattctttGTTCTTCATTTCTCCTTACTCTAAAAATTACTGCGTAA